In Leptolyngbya sp. O-77, the genomic window TCGTTGTGGGGCTGCGTCGCCTGTCTCGCCTGCATTTCAACACGGTTTATCCCACCGTCTGGAACGGTGGCTACACCCTCTATCCCAGCCCCACTGCCCAGGCGACCTTCGGGATTGCCCTCGATCCCTATCCTGGCTTGCAGGGGCGCGACATGCTGGGCGAGGTCGTCGTCGAAGGTCGTCGGCTGGGCATGGCGGTGATTCCCTGGTTTGAGTTTGGGCTGATGGCTCCGGCGGGGTCTGAACTGGCGGCCCAGCATCCCGACTGGCTCACCCAGCGGCAAGACGGCACGCAGGTTTGGATGCAGGGCAACGAACCCCGCGTCTGGCTCAATGCCGCCCATCCCGGCGTGCAGGACTTTATGGTGAATCTGCTGTCGGAAGTGGTGGAGCGATATCGCGTAGACGGCATTCAGCTAGACGACCACTTTGGGATGCCCGTGGAAATGGGCTATGACCCCTACACCGTGGCGCTCTATCGGGCAGAACACAACGGCGCAGACCCGCCTGCCGACCCCGAAGACCCCGACTGGGTGCGCTGGCGAGCCAACCATATTACTCGCCTGTTTCGCCGCATCGTGGCCGAGGTGAAGGCGCGAAACCCCAACGCGATTATTTCTCTGTCGCCCAATCCCCGCGAGTTTGCCTACGAGCGCTACTTGCAAGACTGGGGCACCTGGGAGCGGCGCGGCCTGGTCGATGAGCTAATCGTGCAGGTCTATCGCAATGACCTAGGGCGCTTTGAGATGGAGCTAGACCGACCAGATGTGCAGGTGGCGCGGGAGTATCTGCCCGTCAGTATTGGCATCCTGGCGGGGCTGAGGGGGCGCATCACGCCGATCCGCCTGATTCAGCGGCAGGTCAGGGAAACGCGCGATCGCCACTATGCTGGGGTCGCTTTCTTCTTTTATGAAACCCTGGGCGATCGCGACCGAGAATTTCAGCGCCTCTTCCCCTTTCCTGCCCGTCGCCCCATCCCGCCAGATTTGGGATTTTGAGGATTAGTGGCGGTAGGGCTTACTCCGAAAACCCTGGGCCGACTCTCCAACCCCGAACCCCAAACCCCTAAACTGAGGAAAGTACGCAAGAACATTACGCTGGGAGCAGACCCGATGCT contains:
- a CDS encoding glycoside hydrolase family 10 protein, with amino-acid sequence MGNGWKHWQRRYRAALAGAIALLGITTSAQANPTSHLRPVELRGVWLTNIDSEVLFSSRNLVVGLRRLSRLHFNTVYPTVWNGGYTLYPSPTAQATFGIALDPYPGLQGRDMLGEVVVEGRRLGMAVIPWFEFGLMAPAGSELAAQHPDWLTQRQDGTQVWMQGNEPRVWLNAAHPGVQDFMVNLLSEVVERYRVDGIQLDDHFGMPVEMGYDPYTVALYRAEHNGADPPADPEDPDWVRWRANHITRLFRRIVAEVKARNPNAIISLSPNPREFAYERYLQDWGTWERRGLVDELIVQVYRNDLGRFEMELDRPDVQVAREYLPVSIGILAGLRGRITPIRLIQRQVRETRDRHYAGVAFFFYETLGDRDREFQRLFPFPARRPIPPDLGF